A genomic region of Leptolyngbya sp. NIES-2104 contains the following coding sequences:
- a CDS encoding tyrosine-type recombinase/integrase — MSSQIAASLATVATAFLSRQGLAPGTLKSYQCTLLPFLQEYGSMPIEILTRQAITEYLDDLESIAYTTHHRHQAIIQSLFNFAVEEGYIKSNPILGLKRRKPDRAKGEHDSDEIIRYLTPEQLEMLYQLVKHHLRMNALVHLLHGSGARISELLALDLRDVNQSERKFQVVGKGNRKRWCFYGEDAAVALDYYLKYDRHAKFSALFTAQQPFTLEVSRLSYRSAHDNWCELTADAPELADAHLHDLRHTFATERVGLMGIEELRALMGHRSIQTTLRYQKVTSQRAETVAKQALKSLQNAD; from the coding sequence ATGTCTTCTCAAATCGCTGCATCTTTAGCTACAGTCGCAACTGCGTTTCTGAGTCGTCAGGGGTTAGCACCAGGGACGCTTAAATCTTATCAATGCACGTTGCTGCCTTTCCTACAAGAATATGGCTCGATGCCGATTGAGATCCTGACGCGGCAAGCGATTACAGAATATCTCGACGACTTAGAAAGCATTGCCTACACGACGCATCATCGCCATCAAGCGATCATCCAATCCCTGTTTAACTTTGCTGTCGAAGAGGGTTACATCAAGTCAAACCCGATTCTCGGCTTGAAGCGGCGGAAGCCGGATCGAGCCAAGGGAGAACACGACAGCGACGAGATTATTCGCTACCTCACCCCAGAGCAGCTAGAGATGCTTTACCAGTTGGTAAAGCACCATCTCCGCATGAATGCCTTGGTACATCTGCTACACGGAAGCGGAGCCAGAATCTCAGAGCTTTTGGCACTCGATTTGCGCGACGTGAACCAGAGCGAGCGTAAGTTCCAAGTCGTGGGGAAAGGCAATCGGAAGCGGTGGTGTTTTTATGGCGAAGATGCAGCGGTCGCTCTCGATTACTACCTGAAATACGATCGCCACGCCAAATTCTCTGCTCTGTTTACAGCCCAACAGCCGTTCACGCTGGAAGTCTCCCGTCTTAGCTATCGGTCTGCCCACGATAACTGGTGTGAATTGACCGCAGATGCTCCCGAACTGGCAGACGCACATCTGCACGATCTCCGGCACACCTTTGCAACTGAGCGTGTGGGACTGATGGGAATCGAAGAACTGCGGGCGCTAATGGGACACCGATCAATTCAAACAACCCTGCGCTATCAAAAAGTGACTTCACAACGCGCAGAAACGGTGGCAAAACAAGCACTCAAGTCACTGCAAAACGCTGATTAG
- a CDS encoding TetR/AcrR family transcriptional regulator — MSIRHRTVKQNEISRLGQQDWIDLGLKVLAENGVEAVRVEPLAKLLNVTKGSFYWHFKNREELLEAILQEWVNRETESIIQQVEAAGGDASAKLLHLFELAIQDDGQVENAIRAWAANDSRVAAILDQVDQRRLNYTKNLFLDVGFTPFEATVRARMVYYALIGELVSGIQTSRAERLAEMHLQHLILTRQD, encoded by the coding sequence ATGTCAATACGCCACCGTACGGTTAAGCAGAATGAGATTTCCAGGCTTGGACAGCAAGACTGGATCGACTTAGGGCTAAAGGTTTTAGCAGAGAACGGAGTTGAAGCCGTGCGAGTTGAGCCACTTGCTAAATTGCTAAACGTGACGAAGGGTAGCTTCTACTGGCATTTCAAAAATCGAGAAGAGCTTTTAGAAGCAATCTTGCAAGAATGGGTTAATCGTGAAACTGAAAGCATTATTCAGCAAGTTGAGGCAGCAGGCGGTGACGCTTCAGCCAAACTGCTTCACTTGTTTGAGCTTGCAATTCAAGATGATGGTCAAGTCGAAAATGCAATTCGAGCTTGGGCAGCGAATGATTCTAGAGTTGCTGCAATTCTTGACCAGGTTGATCAGCGTCGTCTCAACTACACCAAGAATCTGTTTTTAGACGTTGGCTTCACACCGTTTGAAGCAACCGTACGTGCTCGAATGGTTTACTACGCTCTAATTGGTGAACTCGTCTCGGGTATTCAGACGAGTCGGGCTGAACGATTAGCTGAGATGCACCTCCAGCATCTTATTCTCACGCGCCAAGATTAA
- a CDS encoding zinc ribbon domain-containing protein: protein MMTLNPDLAPNPEESLAEYVRRIRTSLSLSQKDLADRAGIHLQSIGKIERGQTTRLKHKAKTGLAFALGISVEYLDAACKGVTVDAIETLKFCPQCWTPGSLPDSMWTAVRAKYCYACGTQLCDRCPNCSERILSFKFKFCPFCGKTYQK, encoded by the coding sequence ATGATGACTTTAAATCCAGACCTCGCTCCAAACCCTGAAGAATCGTTGGCAGAGTATGTGCGGCGAATCCGTACTAGCTTGAGTCTAAGCCAGAAAGACTTGGCAGATCGAGCAGGAATTCATCTTCAAAGCATCGGCAAAATCGAACGGGGGCAGACCACGCGATTGAAACACAAAGCCAAAACGGGATTGGCGTTTGCGCTCGGCATCTCAGTTGAGTATTTGGATGCGGCGTGTAAAGGTGTGACGGTCGATGCGATCGAGACGCTCAAATTCTGTCCCCAGTGCTGGACACCGGGAAGTTTGCCGGATTCGATGTGGACAGCAGTGCGAGCAAAGTATTGCTACGCTTGCGGGACTCAGTTGTGCGATCGCTGTCCTAATTGCAGCGAGAGGATTCTTTCATTCAAATTTAAGTTCTGTCCTTTTTGCGGCAAAACCTATCAGAAATAA
- a CDS encoding DUF6463 family protein has translation MLRLSGYWLIAIGVLHPLIHGWLFAQPLMEIVQDGWFNTIAPIPLDPFYDREAAFWCMMVTPFLLIIGWLCCWAQTKGINLPSFPGWILLLTAAVGITLEPISGFWLFIPPALLILSNQQRDKEWLKDSP, from the coding sequence ATGCTTCGACTCAGTGGATACTGGCTAATTGCGATCGGTGTTCTCCATCCGCTCATCCACGGGTGGCTGTTTGCTCAACCGTTGATGGAGATTGTGCAGGATGGCTGGTTCAATACGATCGCACCGATTCCATTAGATCCTTTCTATGACCGAGAAGCCGCATTTTGGTGCATGATGGTCACGCCTTTTCTTCTGATCATCGGATGGCTCTGTTGTTGGGCACAAACAAAAGGTATTAACTTACCCAGTTTTCCGGGTTGGATTCTTTTGCTAACGGCTGCTGTTGGCATTACGCTTGAACCGATTTCGGGATTTTGGCTGTTTATCCCGCCTGCGCTGCTGATACTGAGCAATCAACAACGAGATAAAGAATGGCTAAAAGACTCGCCTTAA
- a CDS encoding IS5 family transposase, which produces MKPQYRIRNWSEYNAGLKTRGSLTFWIDEFVLEEWIVHDLSGRPGASVLYSDLAIMTMATLKAVYRLAGRQCQGFVESIFGLMAIELPVPDHSTLSRRLGQLSIELPIVPKEESRPVVVDSTGVKVYGEGEWKTRQHGVSKRRTWRKLHLGVDEATGEILAAVVTTHDFHDGEVLNEVLEAIECPIDQVSTDGAYDHRHCYDEIKAKGAKAVIPPRKDAKIWQHGNRNGKPHQRDENLRTIRKHGRKRWKQDSGYHRRSIAETTMFRFKTIFGGNLSARQFDNQAVELFVKCAALNRMIRIAKPDSYKVEA; this is translated from the coding sequence ATGAAACCTCAATACCGCATCCGCAACTGGTCTGAGTATAACGCCGGACTGAAGACGAGGGGAAGTCTCACCTTTTGGATTGATGAGTTTGTGCTGGAGGAATGGATTGTACATGACTTGAGTGGGAGACCTGGAGCATCGGTGTTGTATAGCGATTTGGCAATCATGACGATGGCAACCCTAAAGGCAGTGTATCGGTTAGCTGGACGGCAATGCCAAGGCTTTGTGGAATCAATTTTCGGGTTGATGGCGATTGAGTTACCTGTACCTGACCACAGCACTTTGTCACGACGATTGGGTCAACTATCGATTGAACTTCCGATAGTGCCTAAGGAGGAATCTCGCCCTGTTGTAGTGGATTCGACGGGGGTGAAAGTCTATGGCGAAGGAGAGTGGAAGACCCGTCAGCATGGCGTTAGCAAGCGACGCACATGGCGTAAGCTCCATTTAGGAGTGGATGAGGCAACGGGCGAAATTCTGGCAGCAGTGGTCACAACGCATGATTTCCATGATGGAGAAGTGCTAAACGAGGTACTCGAAGCAATTGAATGTCCAATCGATCAAGTCTCGACCGATGGGGCGTATGACCATCGCCACTGCTATGACGAGATTAAAGCCAAAGGAGCCAAAGCAGTTATTCCCCCCCGCAAGGATGCCAAGATTTGGCAACATGGCAATCGCAACGGCAAGCCGCATCAACGGGATGAGAATCTGCGTACGATTCGCAAACATGGACGCAAACGCTGGAAACAGGACTCCGGCTATCATCGTCGCTCAATTGCTGAAACCACAATGTTTCGCTTCAAAACGATTTTTGGAGGGAATCTCAGTGCGCGTCAATTTGACAACCAAGCGGTGGAACTGTTCGTCAAATGTGCTGCACTCAACCGAATGATTAGGATCGCTAAACCCGATAGTTACAAGGTTGAAGCTTGA
- a CDS encoding helix-turn-helix transcriptional regulator, translating to MEQNLSLEELTTIAQMSPHHFSRLFKQSTGLSPHQYVIRCRVERAKQLLLKGEMTIAEVAATVGFYDQSHFAHYFRRLMGVTPKALLK from the coding sequence TTGGAGCAAAACCTCAGTCTAGAAGAACTGACCACAATCGCCCAAATGAGTCCGCATCACTTCTCGCGATTGTTCAAACAGTCCACAGGGCTATCACCGCACCAGTATGTGATTCGCTGCCGCGTGGAGCGAGCGAAACAATTGCTGCTGAAAGGCGAAATGACGATCGCGGAGGTTGCTGCGACCGTTGGATTTTACGATCAAAGCCATTTTGCCCACTACTTCAGACGCTTGATGGGTGTCACGCCTAAAGCTCTGCTCAAGTAA
- a CDS encoding IS1 family transposase (programmed frameshift), with product MSTAPLVCPTCNSAHIVKNGKIHNGKQNFKCRECGRQFVQDPQNKIINEATKTLIDKLLLEKIPLAGIARVVGVSEPWLQNSVNEKYQNLPRPSGTYKLKKGRLTIQCDEMWSFVGSKANKQWIWLALDVETREIAGVYVGERSQDGAQGLWESLPAVYRQCAVAYTDFWSAYDEIFPCKRHQSVGKDSGKTSYVERFNCTLRQRVSRLVRKTLSFSKKLENHIAAIWYFVHHYNASLPV from the exons ATGTCAACTGCTCCACTTGTTTGTCCTACCTGTAACTCTGCTCATATTGTTAAGAACGGCAAAATTCACAATGGTAAACAGAACTTTAAGTGCCGTGAGTGTGGCAGACAGTTTGTGCAAGACCCGCAAAACAAAATCATTAATGAAGCCACTAAAACTCTGATTGATAAATTGCTGTTGGAGAAGATTCCCTTAGCTGGAATTGCTAGAGTCGTGGGTGTTTCAGAACCTTGGCTCCAGAATTCTGTCAATGAGAAATATCAGAACCTGCCCCGTCCAAGTG GAACGTACAAGCTAAAAAAGGGGCGTTTAACCATCCAGTGTGACGAGATGTGGTCGTTTGTCGGCAGCAAAGCCAACAAGCAGTGGATTTGGTTAGCACTCGACGTAGAAACACGAGAAATTGCCGGGGTGTATGTTGGAGAGCGCAGTCAAGATGGCGCACAAGGATTATGGGAGTCATTGCCAGCAGTGTATCGGCAGTGTGCGGTTGCTTACACTGATTTTTGGTCAGCTTATGATGAAATCTTTCCCTGTAAGCGACATCAAAGTGTGGGTAAAGATAGTGGCAAGACCAGTTATGTTGAGCGGTTTAACTGCACGTTGCGCCAACGGGTATCGCGTTTAGTCAGGAAAACGTTATCGTTCTCTAAGAAGTTGGAGAACCATATCGCGGCAATTTGGTACTTTGTTCACCACTACAATGCATCCTTACCTGTTTAG